One Ferrimicrobium sp. genomic region harbors:
- a CDS encoding APC family permease, which translates to MQINKTTEGGRLRREMSYIDLSFAGLGAIIGSGWLFGVLYAANYAGPAAILAWIIAAIIVTFIALVYAELSGMLPEAGGITRFPHFSHGSLVGFIMSWGAFLGYAAVPAIEAEAVVQYAEHYITSFQNNKTLDFVVEAIILLIFYAINIYGVKVFAKINSVVTFLKFVTPTLTIIVILFVAKHWGNYTATTAHGSGFMPYGTAGVFIAISSGGIIFSLLGFRQAVDMAGEAKNPQRDVPRAILTAILLGALVYTLVQVVFIAALPPNAIAKGWAALAYTSPFAQVATIIGLGWLASILYADAVLSPSGTGLVYLSSGGRVVLGSARNNYLGNKFRSVSERFGVPIWAMSITVLFAIIFLLPFPSWQSLVGVISSATAFTYVMGPVSLAVFRKYHNDKHRPFRLGGAKAFGLLAFIGGTLIIYWSGWGVDWKLVVGILGGTAIYLIASMAGAPVEKITREDWKSGIWLPVYLLSMLAIAYFGAARFGAPFNHNKGFIHYPYDIVVDIIVAIVFYTWAVASGRNSEDTEQAFARAAELRRGIQNGEASLAD; encoded by the coding sequence ATGCAGATAAACAAAACTACCGAAGGGGGGCGCTTACGACGCGAGATGTCGTATATCGACCTCAGCTTCGCGGGCCTCGGTGCGATCATCGGGTCTGGGTGGCTCTTCGGTGTGCTCTACGCAGCAAACTACGCTGGTCCAGCCGCCATCTTGGCATGGATCATCGCAGCGATCATCGTCACCTTCATCGCGCTCGTCTACGCCGAGCTCTCCGGCATGTTGCCCGAGGCCGGTGGAATCACAAGATTTCCGCACTTCTCCCACGGTTCGCTCGTCGGCTTCATCATGAGCTGGGGTGCATTCCTGGGATACGCGGCAGTACCAGCTATCGAGGCAGAAGCGGTCGTCCAGTACGCCGAGCACTACATCACCTCGTTCCAGAACAACAAGACCTTAGACTTTGTGGTCGAGGCCATCATTCTCCTCATCTTCTACGCGATCAATATCTACGGGGTCAAGGTCTTTGCCAAGATCAACAGTGTGGTGACGTTCCTCAAGTTCGTCACGCCGACACTGACGATCATCGTGATTCTCTTCGTCGCCAAGCACTGGGGTAACTACACAGCGACCACGGCCCATGGATCGGGCTTCATGCCCTATGGCACCGCTGGCGTCTTCATTGCCATCTCCTCAGGAGGTATCATCTTCTCCTTGCTCGGCTTCCGGCAGGCGGTCGATATGGCTGGTGAGGCGAAGAACCCACAGCGCGATGTACCACGGGCCATCCTCACCGCGATCCTTCTTGGAGCGTTGGTCTACACCCTGGTTCAGGTCGTCTTCATCGCTGCGCTTCCACCAAATGCGATCGCCAAGGGTTGGGCTGCGTTGGCCTATACCTCACCATTCGCCCAAGTAGCGACCATCATCGGCCTAGGTTGGCTTGCATCGATCCTCTACGCCGATGCCGTCCTCTCGCCGTCAGGCACCGGACTGGTTTACCTCTCCTCTGGTGGGCGCGTCGTACTCGGCTCAGCTCGTAACAACTATCTCGGGAACAAGTTCCGGAGCGTCTCCGAACGTTTCGGCGTTCCAATCTGGGCCATGTCCATCACCGTGCTTTTCGCCATTATCTTCTTGCTCCCCTTCCCGAGCTGGCAGAGCCTAGTGGGGGTCATCTCCTCGGCGACGGCCTTCACCTATGTGATGGGTCCAGTCTCGCTCGCCGTCTTCCGCAAGTACCACAATGACAAGCACCGTCCCTTCCGGTTGGGTGGAGCCAAAGCCTTTGGCTTGCTGGCCTTCATCGGTGGCACGCTCATCATCTACTGGTCAGGTTGGGGAGTTGACTGGAAGCTCGTTGTCGGCATTCTCGGTGGAACCGCTATTTACCTCATCGCCTCTATGGCGGGAGCGCCTGTCGAAAAAATCACACGTGAGGACTGGAAGTCCGGCATCTGGCTACCGGTCTATCTCCTCTCCATGCTCGCCATCGCCTACTTTGGTGCGGCACGGTTTGGCGCTCCGTTCAACCATAACAAGGGGTTCATCCACTACCCCTATGACATCGTCGTCGATATCATCGTGGCCATTGTCTTCTACACCTGGGCCGTTGCCTCGGGTCGTAATAGTGAGGACACTGAGCAGGCCTTCGCCCGGGCAGCTGAGCTCCGTCGCGGAATCCAAAATGGTGAGGCAAGTCTCGCCGACTAG
- a CDS encoding ABC transporter ATP-binding protein translates to MTKEFRFGIVAYLVAILLGALFGSLTPLLFKDLINNAIPRGSLHLLIIYTVILGILTLAQTGVGVFSRYLQSVIGEGIIYRLRIRLFEHMQTLSLSFFTHSQTGSIISRVNNDVVASQQVVGTLGSLVSDVATLVFTLFFMFELSPEVTALALLIVPVLIILDRLLGKRLTQYARVQMQANAEMTAFEQERFNVSGSLLVSLFGNRNRESQQFRTQAADVREAGIRFALFGRLYYSALALMGGIGTIAVYAIGGDEALHHALTLGALVALAQYVTKLFAPLTDLSSARVNLLQALVSFDRVYEVLDLTPEVQNPTHPIHLAHPRGRIVFDHVSFRYPSATPLASLAKNPTLTKAPTEEYALSDITITLAEGTMTALVGHSGAGKTTVTNLITRLYDPIDGSITLDGVDLRQLDLEELRALVGVVSQDPFLFHDTVRSNLLYANIHATTQDLLHAVEASQLAELIDRLPQGLDTLVGERGYRLSGGEKQRLSIARVLLKDPRVVVLDEATSSLDSTNEALIQGAIQRTLRGRTSLVIAHRLSTVLDADTIVVLDHGQVAEVGSHQDLLIQQGLYASVFERQFRSPGATDLPAPTPETID, encoded by the coding sequence GTGACCAAGGAGTTTCGCTTTGGTATCGTCGCCTACCTTGTGGCGATTTTGCTCGGAGCACTCTTCGGTTCCCTCACTCCTCTGCTCTTTAAGGACCTCATCAACAATGCCATTCCGCGAGGTTCACTTCACCTGTTGATCATCTACACGGTCATCCTCGGCATCCTCACGCTCGCCCAGACCGGAGTCGGTGTGTTCAGCCGCTACCTTCAGTCCGTAATCGGAGAGGGGATCATTTACCGGCTACGAATCCGTCTCTTTGAACACATGCAAACCCTCTCCCTCAGCTTCTTCACCCATTCGCAGACTGGCTCGATCATCTCGCGAGTCAACAACGATGTCGTTGCCTCGCAGCAGGTCGTTGGAACGCTCGGCTCGCTGGTCTCAGACGTCGCCACCCTCGTGTTTACGCTCTTTTTCATGTTCGAACTCTCCCCAGAGGTGACCGCTCTCGCATTGCTGATCGTGCCGGTACTGATCATCCTCGATCGCCTGCTCGGCAAGCGTCTTACCCAGTACGCTCGGGTCCAGATGCAGGCGAATGCGGAGATGACCGCCTTCGAACAGGAACGCTTCAACGTCTCTGGATCGTTGCTGGTCTCGTTGTTCGGCAACAGGAACCGGGAATCTCAGCAATTTCGAACCCAGGCAGCCGATGTCCGAGAGGCTGGCATCCGTTTTGCACTTTTTGGACGACTGTACTATAGCGCCTTGGCACTCATGGGTGGCATCGGGACGATAGCGGTGTACGCCATCGGTGGAGACGAGGCGCTCCACCACGCGCTCACACTTGGTGCCCTGGTAGCCCTGGCACAGTACGTGACGAAGCTCTTCGCGCCCCTCACCGATCTCTCCTCGGCCCGTGTCAACCTTCTTCAAGCTCTTGTGAGCTTCGACCGGGTCTACGAGGTGCTCGACCTCACGCCCGAGGTGCAGAACCCGACCCATCCCATCCACCTTGCCCATCCAAGGGGACGCATCGTCTTCGACCATGTCAGTTTTCGTTACCCAAGCGCAACCCCGTTGGCGAGTCTTGCCAAGAACCCGACACTGACCAAGGCTCCCACGGAGGAGTATGCGCTGTCTGACATCACCATCACCTTGGCCGAAGGGACGATGACAGCGCTCGTGGGACATTCAGGCGCTGGCAAAACCACCGTGACGAACCTGATCACTCGCCTCTATGACCCAATCGATGGGTCGATCACCCTCGACGGTGTTGATCTACGCCAGCTCGATCTGGAGGAGTTACGAGCACTCGTCGGTGTCGTCTCTCAGGATCCCTTTCTCTTCCATGACACCGTGAGGTCTAACCTCCTATATGCCAACATCCACGCGACCACCCAAGACCTCCTCCACGCGGTCGAAGCGAGTCAACTAGCCGAACTCATCGACCGCCTTCCCCAAGGGCTCGACACGCTGGTAGGCGAACGGGGTTACCGACTCTCAGGTGGTGAGAAGCAACGCCTGTCGATCGCCCGAGTCCTGTTGAAGGACCCGAGAGTCGTCGTCCTCGATGAAGCCACCTCGAGCTTGGACTCCACTAACGAGGCGCTCATCCAGGGGGCAATTCAACGTACCCTGCGAGGCCGGACGTCGCTCGTCATCGCCCACCGACTCTCCACGGTTTTGGACGCCGATACGATCGTGGTCCTCGATCACGGCCAGGTCGCTGAGGTCGGTTCGCACCAGGACTTGCTGATTCAGCAGGGACTCTACGCAAGCGTCTTCGAACGGCAGTTTCGATCACCAGGGGCTACCGACTTACCGGCACCTACCCCCGAAACGATCGACTAA
- the bluB gene encoding 5,6-dimethylbenzimidazole synthase, with protein MDKDSFYEVVFGRRDVRGQFNGGAMDPKVLGRILTAAHSAPSVGMSQPWDFVLVEAGETRRAFHAHVEHERAVFAASLDDESRARFRGIKIEGILDASLGIVVTYDPERGSPHVLGRHAIADAGLYSVCLAIENLWLAATAEEIGVGWVSFYREEFLADLVGLPVGVRPIAWLCIGPVTHFEQVPDLERLDWQARRPLLPYVHVDRFGSQSGAERIAAVPRDGGD; from the coding sequence ATGGACAAGGACAGCTTCTATGAAGTAGTCTTCGGGCGTCGGGACGTCCGGGGTCAATTCAATGGCGGGGCGATGGATCCCAAGGTGCTCGGGCGGATCTTGACGGCAGCCCATAGCGCACCGAGCGTTGGGATGTCCCAACCCTGGGATTTTGTCTTGGTCGAGGCGGGTGAGACCCGCCGAGCTTTCCATGCTCATGTCGAGCATGAACGAGCCGTTTTCGCGGCCAGTCTGGATGACGAGTCGCGAGCGCGTTTCCGTGGAATCAAGATCGAGGGAATCCTCGATGCCAGCCTCGGCATCGTGGTAACCTACGATCCAGAGCGTGGCTCTCCTCACGTCCTTGGTCGTCATGCGATCGCTGATGCGGGACTCTATTCCGTGTGCTTAGCGATTGAGAACCTTTGGCTCGCTGCAACCGCGGAGGAGATCGGCGTCGGGTGGGTCTCCTTCTATCGCGAGGAGTTTCTCGCCGATCTTGTGGGGCTTCCTGTCGGCGTGCGGCCAATCGCTTGGCTCTGTATTGGTCCGGTCACGCACTTTGAACAGGTCCCCGACCTAGAGAGGCTGGATTGGCAGGCGCGGCGCCCCCTTTTGCCCTACGTGCATGTCGATCGATTTGGCAGCCAGTCAGGTGCTGAACGTATTGCCGCGGTACCCCGAGATGGGGGCGACTGA
- a CDS encoding NAD-glutamate dehydrogenase domain-containing protein, producing MTLTTKKLGKNPVFSGLKERLRELESQLGSPEKRKAFLGFARSFTAHIDPEEETAFSTDFVIAALTAQLHTLDTVTAEDMCVMEIVRGSDVLRIRCRPEGVSELESVFSTMRAPGTMISIVSNDMEFLVDTFLQTIREKSDRLTTIHPILERADLARCGCNVASAQSTELVSFFAAQIPMTVTKVEAEQLLRTLAKRYQQLHHFNRDRDRMLSDLLHLIEEQEFPINGKTEIPISSSAFSHFLPFAEIRRPKKGQRLDLGITREDVAIDRHWPRNIGTNYHIQVLPARSEILDFSQLRAVSFKAPEGEVDFVGIFRPQRTGSIGLAVPEVADRLETARKRLNLLPTSHSYRVLQDFVTSLNIDTVLALPMNDFLELARAGLLVEEVSRTQVFLSQTPTGPRRLLVLVPGDRVEFGIEDRIDDTLSNFCDGVPKRIGRFFSERRLVLEYILLGSLTPEGLDKLAEELDRVTTPWRTRIRTKLRQEVDQDVLPRVLGALDLVAESVEESYQQEENDDFIISDLTAIAELLESDRRLSTRLLVDVNGELRLHLILIGSRLSLSQILPVIENFGLKVSDEQPYRGRTGNRELWIIDLGLVVDGDEALQRLGHGRVRERVEQSLAAIWRGDEENDQLNQLAITAELKPDEIAVTRALASYMRLTNLGYSEAYCQQALVNQPTLARTLVRLFYTRFDPEISELDRDESTERLIASLEEELSNVSSLDQDKVLRGMEELIRAMLRTNLFQADRKAVAFKIDPRNLSFLPDPKPRYEIYLRNETTEAVHLRGGPVARGGIRFSDRMEDFRTEILGLMKAQTVKNAVIVPVGSKGGFIVKDLDPKSRNAAKIERSYRIFMETLLSLTDNLVAGKIVPPQDTVCHDGPDHYLVVAADKGTATFSDIANEIAVAHGYWLGDAFASGGSHGFDHKEMGITAKGAWVSVEHLFDAVGIDIARTPIRVVGIGDLSGDVFGNGTLRSHQLKLIAAFDHRHIFLDPDPEPEVSWQARSAIFSRGAGTTWEDYPESAISAGGGVYPRNVKGIKISSQAAEALGIPVAIYEPNQLIRHILQAPVDLLFNGGIGTYVKATSEANVEVADKANDAVRVNGNEVRARVIGEGGNLGMTQLGRIEYCLSGGRCNTDSIDNSAGVDTSDHEVNIKIALDALVHEGALTVDQRNEILTQCVSEVETQVLADNVYQNWALSAAEARYDHSWGEITRLLGHLVQYAGLAPAVEHLPDPSVAAAHPPARKLTRAELSIIISYVKLDLNQQLMESSLLDHPLTDGLYEEYFPLPVRQRIKQLSLGHPLRRELIATTIANVIVNHVGVFGVQAIAAAANISIVEAAEYVYLALLLTDARTSVRRLLWSAGTSFDARMSAYLGFQDLVCTSALELRLVIGEPEGLLDTDNLSSLVSNVKTVAHQLSLRDDLPTSWQERRARMSEAELDTQAADLLVPGRALALYLSLLVDQEHRVEDLEEFTDRLYRLELESGIINTRELLSDIATSDLASVLAQQQVQDRLNNLSRSIFLGQALDATITEAVAHVAENLERGEMLQALLESLKF from the coding sequence TTGACACTTACAACGAAGAAGCTTGGGAAAAATCCGGTCTTTAGCGGATTGAAGGAACGTCTACGAGAACTTGAATCCCAATTGGGTTCGCCTGAGAAACGCAAAGCTTTTCTCGGATTCGCTCGTTCGTTCACCGCCCACATCGATCCCGAAGAAGAGACGGCCTTCTCTACCGATTTTGTTATCGCAGCCCTCACGGCCCAGCTCCACACCTTGGATACCGTTACGGCCGAGGACATGTGCGTGATGGAGATTGTCCGTGGGTCAGATGTCCTGCGCATACGCTGTCGACCCGAGGGTGTCTCTGAGCTCGAATCCGTCTTCTCAACGATGCGCGCCCCAGGCACCATGATCTCCATTGTCAGTAACGACATGGAGTTTCTTGTCGACACCTTCCTCCAGACCATCCGTGAGAAGTCGGATCGGCTTACCACGATTCACCCCATCCTCGAGCGCGCCGATCTCGCCCGTTGTGGGTGCAACGTTGCCTCAGCACAGTCAACCGAGCTCGTCTCATTTTTCGCCGCCCAGATCCCGATGACGGTAACCAAGGTCGAGGCCGAGCAACTCTTGCGCACGCTGGCCAAACGGTACCAACAACTCCACCACTTCAACAGAGACCGGGATCGTATGCTCTCTGATCTCCTTCACCTCATCGAGGAGCAGGAGTTTCCCATCAACGGCAAGACTGAGATTCCCATCAGCAGCTCTGCCTTTTCTCACTTTTTACCGTTTGCCGAGATTCGACGTCCAAAGAAAGGGCAACGGCTTGACCTCGGCATTACCCGTGAGGACGTCGCCATCGACCGGCACTGGCCACGTAATATTGGCACGAACTATCACATCCAGGTGCTTCCAGCACGATCCGAGATTCTTGACTTTTCGCAACTCCGTGCCGTCTCTTTCAAGGCACCTGAAGGAGAGGTTGACTTTGTCGGGATTTTCCGCCCCCAACGAACCGGGTCGATTGGACTCGCCGTCCCAGAGGTCGCCGATCGTCTCGAAACCGCCCGCAAGCGACTGAATCTACTCCCCACCAGTCACTCCTACCGTGTCCTGCAGGACTTTGTCACCTCGCTCAACATCGATACGGTGCTGGCGTTACCGATGAACGACTTTCTTGAACTCGCGCGAGCGGGCCTCTTGGTCGAAGAGGTCTCACGCACCCAGGTCTTTTTGAGCCAAACACCGACAGGTCCGCGCCGCCTTCTCGTCTTGGTTCCAGGTGACAGAGTCGAATTTGGCATTGAGGATCGAATCGACGACACACTCTCAAACTTCTGTGACGGTGTCCCGAAGCGAATTGGCCGGTTCTTCTCCGAACGCCGCCTCGTCTTAGAGTACATCCTTCTTGGCTCATTGACTCCCGAGGGGCTCGACAAGCTCGCCGAGGAGCTTGACCGTGTCACTACCCCGTGGAGAACAAGAATCCGCACGAAACTTCGCCAAGAGGTGGACCAAGACGTATTGCCACGCGTACTTGGTGCGTTAGACCTGGTCGCTGAATCCGTTGAGGAGAGCTATCAACAGGAAGAGAACGACGATTTCATCATCTCCGACCTCACCGCCATCGCTGAACTCTTAGAGTCCGATCGCCGACTGTCAACACGTCTCCTCGTCGATGTCAATGGAGAGCTACGACTCCATTTAATTCTGATCGGGAGTCGACTCTCGCTGTCGCAGATATTGCCGGTAATCGAGAATTTCGGGCTGAAGGTCTCGGATGAACAGCCGTACCGAGGCAGAACCGGGAACCGAGAGCTCTGGATCATCGACCTAGGTCTTGTCGTCGACGGCGATGAGGCGCTGCAACGTCTTGGTCATGGACGGGTCCGCGAGCGGGTAGAGCAGTCGTTGGCTGCTATTTGGCGCGGCGATGAGGAGAACGATCAGCTCAATCAGCTTGCCATTACCGCTGAACTCAAACCAGACGAGATCGCGGTCACAAGGGCGCTTGCGAGCTATATGAGGCTTACCAACTTGGGATATTCCGAAGCCTACTGCCAGCAGGCTTTGGTGAATCAACCAACGCTTGCTCGCACATTGGTGCGTCTGTTCTACACCCGCTTTGACCCCGAGATCTCCGAGCTTGACCGCGACGAGTCCACTGAACGTTTGATCGCATCACTAGAGGAAGAATTGAGCAATGTGAGTTCGCTCGATCAGGACAAAGTGCTACGGGGCATGGAGGAACTCATTCGTGCGATGCTTCGCACTAACCTCTTCCAAGCAGACCGCAAAGCGGTGGCCTTCAAGATCGACCCTCGAAACCTCAGCTTCCTTCCTGATCCAAAGCCACGCTACGAAATCTATCTACGGAACGAGACCACCGAGGCCGTTCACCTGCGCGGTGGCCCGGTCGCACGAGGCGGTATCAGATTTTCTGACCGGATGGAGGACTTTAGGACCGAGATTTTGGGCCTCATGAAGGCACAAACGGTAAAGAACGCCGTCATCGTGCCAGTCGGCTCCAAGGGTGGCTTTATCGTGAAAGACCTCGACCCGAAGAGTCGCAATGCGGCCAAAATCGAGCGTTCGTATCGCATCTTCATGGAGACGTTGCTTTCACTGACCGACAACCTCGTGGCCGGCAAAATCGTTCCTCCCCAGGACACGGTTTGCCACGATGGCCCTGATCACTACCTCGTCGTCGCTGCCGACAAGGGAACGGCGACCTTCTCCGATATCGCGAACGAAATCGCCGTAGCTCATGGTTACTGGCTTGGAGATGCCTTTGCCTCGGGAGGTTCCCATGGCTTTGACCACAAAGAGATGGGCATCACCGCCAAGGGCGCCTGGGTCTCGGTGGAGCATCTCTTTGACGCCGTCGGCATCGACATCGCACGGACTCCGATTCGAGTTGTAGGAATTGGCGATCTCTCTGGTGATGTCTTTGGCAACGGTACGTTACGATCCCACCAACTCAAACTCATCGCGGCATTCGACCACCGCCATATCTTCCTCGACCCGGATCCAGAGCCAGAGGTCTCGTGGCAGGCACGGTCCGCTATCTTTTCACGCGGGGCAGGCACAACGTGGGAGGACTACCCCGAATCTGCCATCTCCGCCGGTGGTGGTGTCTATCCGCGCAACGTCAAGGGTATCAAAATATCGTCCCAGGCTGCAGAGGCCCTTGGAATACCGGTAGCCATCTACGAGCCCAATCAGCTCATCAGGCATATTCTCCAAGCGCCGGTCGATCTCCTGTTTAACGGAGGCATCGGCACCTACGTCAAGGCCACATCGGAGGCCAATGTAGAGGTCGCTGACAAGGCCAATGATGCGGTTCGGGTCAACGGCAACGAGGTCCGTGCTCGAGTCATCGGTGAAGGCGGCAACCTCGGGATGACCCAGCTCGGTCGCATCGAATACTGTCTAAGCGGCGGCCGGTGCAACACCGACTCCATCGACAACTCCGCTGGCGTCGATACCTCCGACCACGAGGTAAATATCAAGATCGCTCTAGATGCGCTCGTGCATGAGGGTGCGCTCACCGTCGACCAGCGCAACGAGATACTAACCCAATGTGTCTCCGAAGTTGAGACACAGGTGCTTGCCGACAACGTCTATCAGAACTGGGCACTCTCGGCTGCGGAGGCGCGCTACGACCACTCGTGGGGAGAGATCACCCGGCTACTTGGCCATCTTGTACAGTACGCAGGCCTTGCCCCAGCCGTTGAACACTTACCCGATCCTTCAGTCGCCGCGGCCCATCCACCGGCGAGGAAGTTGACAAGGGCCGAGTTATCCATCATCATCTCGTACGTAAAGTTGGACCTCAATCAGCAACTCATGGAGAGTTCCCTGTTGGACCACCCGTTAACCGATGGGCTCTATGAGGAGTATTTCCCATTGCCGGTTCGCCAGCGTATCAAGCAGCTGTCACTTGGGCACCCGCTGCGCCGCGAACTGATCGCCACCACGATCGCTAACGTCATCGTCAACCATGTCGGAGTCTTTGGCGTCCAAGCCATCGCCGCGGCTGCAAACATCTCGATCGTAGAAGCCGCCGAATACGTCTACTTGGCACTCCTGCTCACGGATGCTCGTACGAGCGTACGCCGGCTACTTTGGTCCGCGGGGACCTCCTTTGACGCACGGATGTCCGCCTATCTCGGTTTCCAGGATCTGGTTTGCACCTCTGCCCTCGAACTACGACTCGTCATCGGCGAGCCAGAAGGTCTCTTGGATACCGATAATCTCAGTTCACTGGTCAGCAATGTCAAAACGGTCGCACACCAGTTAAGCCTGCGTGATGACCTGCCTACGAGTTGGCAAGAGCGAAGAGCGCGGATGTCCGAGGCGGAACTCGACACCCAAGCGGCCGATCTCCTTGTTCCTGGAAGGGCGCTGGCACTCTACCTCTCGCTGCTCGTGGACCAGGAACACAGGGTGGAGGACCTTGAGGAGTTCACCGATCGGCTGTATCGCCTTGAGCTCGAAAGTGGGATCATCAATACCCGCGAATTGCTCTCCGATATTGCTACCTCTGACCTCGCTTCTGTACTCGCGCAACAACAAGTACAAGATCGCTTGAACAACCTGTCGCGCAGTATTTTTCTGGGGCAGGCGCTCGATGCAACCATTACGGAGGCGGTGGCGCATGTCGCCGAGAACCTTGAGCGAGGGGAGATGCTTCAGGCCCTCTTGGAGAGTCTGAAGTTCTAA
- a CDS encoding DUF1614 domain-containing protein, with amino-acid sequence MRRSVYWALAWPFYLALALLFVVLVALLGLDLLRFAYQRIGIAPGWLLLILVATIVGSFINIPVARLQNPIEEPVERSISFLGIRYVIPTPPRPSETSIAVNVGGAVIPTVLSIYLAVHDHLELLALIGVVIAAVVVRLVARPIRGVGIAVPILLPALMAVILASLLTIHYLAALAYIIGVMGVLIGADLSNLNKTRTLGASIVSIGGAGTFDGIFLTGLLAVLLASI; translated from the coding sequence ATGCGTCGATCCGTCTACTGGGCCTTGGCGTGGCCGTTCTATCTTGCCCTCGCTCTGCTCTTCGTTGTGCTAGTCGCACTCCTTGGTCTCGATCTTCTCAGATTTGCCTATCAGCGGATTGGCATCGCGCCCGGTTGGTTGCTGCTCATTCTTGTCGCGACGATTGTCGGGAGTTTTATCAACATTCCAGTGGCGAGACTGCAAAACCCGATAGAGGAGCCGGTGGAGCGTTCGATCAGTTTCCTTGGGATCCGCTATGTTATCCCGACCCCACCTCGCCCAAGCGAGACCTCGATTGCGGTCAATGTAGGCGGCGCGGTGATCCCAACGGTTCTCTCAATCTACTTAGCTGTGCACGACCACCTCGAGCTGCTGGCGCTCATCGGGGTCGTTATTGCAGCAGTTGTGGTGCGATTGGTTGCTCGTCCTATCCGTGGCGTGGGTATCGCAGTGCCGATCCTCCTGCCGGCTCTGATGGCGGTTATCCTGGCCTCGTTGCTAACGATTCACTACCTCGCAGCACTGGCCTACATCATCGGTGTGATGGGCGTTCTCATCGGCGCTGACCTCTCGAATCTCAACAAGACGAGGACGCTCGGCGCATCCATCGTCTCCATCGGCGGTGCCGGGACCTTCGATGGGATTTTCTTGACGGGTCTCCTGGCGGTGCTCTTGGCTTCGATCTGA
- a CDS encoding NADP-dependent isocitrate dehydrogenase translates to MTTESRRRITVAQGDGIGPEIMEATLRILAEAGADLEIERIKVGAQVFDQGITSGIEPKAWDSLRRTKVLLKAPITTPQGGGFKSVNVTIRKTFGLYANIRPCISYSPFIPTQHPGMDLVIVRENEEDLYGGIEHRQTQDVFQTLKLITRPGSERIIRYAFEYARRYHRHKVTSFTKDNIMKLSDGTFHKIFDEVAAEYPEIEAEHWIIDIGTAKLATAPEQFDVLVLPNLYGDILSDVAAEITGSVGLAGSANIGDEIAMFEAIHGSAPPLAGHNIANPSGLLMGAVLMLVHLGLGSVATRVHNAWLCTIEDGIHTPDIYTDGVSTKKVGTDAFADAVIERLGRTPERLLAAHYPASEEPIIVKLKERPIEIKTLEGIDIFLEYRGDVNQLGQQIEAHLNPNLTLVMISNRGQKVYPNGAAETFCVDHWRCRFQARVPGATITTADLIDQLNRLDAAGLPFIKTEGLYAFDGVPGYSLSQGQ, encoded by the coding sequence GTGACCACTGAAAGTAGAAGACGCATCACTGTGGCTCAGGGGGACGGAATCGGCCCCGAGATCATGGAGGCGACGCTGCGAATTCTCGCCGAGGCGGGGGCAGATCTCGAGATCGAACGGATCAAGGTTGGAGCACAGGTCTTTGACCAAGGGATTACCTCGGGAATCGAACCAAAGGCATGGGATTCGCTGCGGCGCACCAAGGTCCTCTTAAAGGCGCCGATCACAACTCCACAAGGTGGCGGATTCAAAAGCGTCAACGTCACCATTCGCAAAACTTTTGGCCTCTACGCCAACATTCGACCCTGTATCTCTTACTCTCCTTTCATACCCACCCAACACCCGGGGATGGATCTCGTCATCGTCCGTGAAAATGAAGAAGACCTCTATGGCGGCATCGAACATCGTCAGACCCAAGATGTGTTTCAAACCCTCAAACTTATCACCCGACCCGGCAGCGAACGCATCATTCGCTATGCCTTTGAATACGCACGCCGCTACCATCGCCACAAGGTGACAAGCTTCACCAAAGACAACATCATGAAACTCTCCGACGGCACCTTCCACAAGATCTTCGACGAGGTGGCGGCCGAGTATCCGGAGATAGAGGCCGAGCACTGGATCATCGATATTGGCACGGCGAAACTTGCCACCGCACCCGAGCAGTTCGATGTCCTCGTCCTGCCAAACCTCTACGGCGACATTTTATCTGACGTAGCCGCCGAGATCACCGGCTCCGTCGGGCTGGCCGGTAGCGCCAATATCGGCGATGAGATCGCCATGTTCGAGGCCATTCATGGCTCGGCACCCCCACTAGCTGGCCACAACATCGCCAACCCCTCTGGTCTCTTGATGGGCGCCGTCCTGATGCTGGTCCATCTGGGCCTCGGGTCGGTTGCGACTCGGGTCCATAACGCATGGCTCTGCACGATCGAAGACGGCATTCATACCCCTGACATCTATACCGATGGGGTATCAACAAAGAAGGTGGGCACCGACGCCTTCGCTGATGCCGTCATCGAGCGACTGGGCCGGACCCCGGAGCGACTCCTTGCTGCTCACTACCCAGCGTCAGAGGAGCCGATCATCGTCAAGCTCAAAGAACGTCCAATAGAGATCAAGACGCTTGAGGGAATCGATATCTTTCTCGAGTATCGGGGGGACGTGAACCAGCTTGGACAGCAGATCGAAGCGCACCTCAACCCGAACCTCACGTTGGTCATGATCAGCAATCGTGGGCAAAAAGTCTATCCAAATGGAGCTGCTGAGACGTTTTGCGTCGATCACTGGCGCTGCCGGTTCCAGGCACGTGTGCCTGGGGCTACTATCACTACTGCGGATCTGATCGACCAGCTGAATCGGCTCGACGCAGCAGGGCTCCCGTTCATCAAAACAGAGGGGCTCTACGCCTTTGACGGCGTACCTGGATATTCCCTGAGCCAAGGGCAATAG